A single Anabas testudineus chromosome 10, fAnaTes1.2, whole genome shotgun sequence DNA region contains:
- the sncb gene encoding beta-synuclein → MDVFMKGLSKAKEGMAVAAEKTKEGVAVAAEKTKEGVMFVGNKAKDSVGTVAEKTTGAMGNIVAATGLVKKDEFPTDMNPEEYGQEAMEGQGEAMLEPEGETYDESQESQDYEPEA, encoded by the exons ATGGACGTGTTTATGAAGGGTTTGTCTAAAGCAAAAGAGGGGATGGCTGTGGCTGCAGAGAAGACCAAGGAAGGAGTTGCAGTTGCAGCTGAAAAGACTAAAGAAGGAGTGATGTTTGTAG GTAACAAGGCCAAAGACAGTGTGGGCACAG TGGCTGAGAAGACCACTGGGGCTATGGGGAACATCGTTGCGGCCACTGGCCTGGTGAAGAAGGACGAGTTCCCTACTGACATGAAT cctgaGGAGTATGGGCAGGAGGCCATGGAGGGCCAGGGAGAGGCGATGCTGGAGCCAGAAGGGGAGACATATGATGAGTCCCAG